The Verrucomicrobium spinosum DSM 4136 = JCM 18804 genome includes a region encoding these proteins:
- the vccA gene encoding Verru_Chthon cassette protein A: MKLSIHSSEQMGRRGAALIMTLIILALITVMAMGFASLVRNETLSAGSHQSRGRALLHAQMGTDIVTSTLRNLTADPGLTWASRPGALVTASSDFPTKLAVQTDLHSGFPSARMLAPDSDVKDVLRPANVNMATLYDDGGHLITDETGGGTQPMALPLRWVYIRKDGALDFAEEPDLTNTANPITGRYAFWADDESSKVNINTAWKRNAPGDSESGASFNPFFPTHPTGVDLGALFTAADPSLTPVTARQMADFLHASITPNHRYTSVAAAGGRFFNDLSEMRRLDHLPGSPGGFASVLSKARFQLTHYNHDPDTTFFNEPRIVLTTQEKYAPRNPDGSLVTDANGVPYFLDILNTPDSDPGQGSKENLNRAKLDKTIRKLITYLQRADWPMTSGSGGSLQSKYYPGSTAFENNELRLTQMALNIVEYVRSAESSLSLVEPIRGIIDLNGTYGAKGAFISNAHVGDVINVGNGVANIYKGSARSLYITEVSAWIGDKPVVRGGVNYWPCELYCEIHLPKHGGLDHIDLADVDGKMVSVGYSHYLLNPGEFFSPDTFAAFTGKYIPCHATTIIGGDTKIKAGEYRTAYLKALIKVNARPATMPLRLGLALGPKMTPTQVATEGVPDPGSVFNNARRLELAPAGQVFTMTVDPPSTPKESIRSYEVTEHNVNSVARSWTHDENGALIPSTSLAPHTFGSINRRTQSVLGQHASALAFPPSSSPELDTDKDGNVTAAGLRMPYPKGHAKNPHGIVYSAGELGFIHTGIESNRNGTLGGVPFRTLRLQPSRHNTTVVPDWAFMDLFSAPVVMPASARRIFAPNDSALGGRINVNGMVEPFADTGRHPQLSAVLERNLPVIAVLSGVPNPTETDPDRLVNAAEAKATAANIYHRKLATGGKNYGHPGVYDSPGEIAEIAGVADQGELSESILRSIASLITTRGSVFTIYTIGQSLDQTRSHDLRVTGEQRHRTVLEALRHLDPATGQATRIHFRKAGHTDLYP, encoded by the coding sequence ATGAAACTCTCCATCCATTCATCTGAGCAGATGGGCCGGCGGGGAGCGGCACTGATCATGACCCTGATCATTCTTGCCCTCATCACTGTCATGGCGATGGGATTTGCCAGCTTGGTGCGGAATGAGACCCTTTCTGCGGGTTCGCATCAGAGTCGTGGGCGAGCCTTGCTTCATGCCCAGATGGGCACGGACATCGTCACGTCAACGTTGCGGAATCTGACAGCGGACCCAGGCCTGACGTGGGCCAGCCGACCCGGTGCGCTGGTGACGGCGTCGAGTGATTTCCCCACGAAGCTGGCTGTGCAGACGGACCTGCACTCCGGCTTCCCGTCGGCGCGCATGCTTGCCCCCGACTCAGATGTGAAAGACGTCCTTCGCCCTGCCAATGTGAACATGGCGACGCTCTATGACGATGGCGGGCACCTCATCACCGATGAGACCGGCGGCGGCACTCAGCCGATGGCACTTCCACTGCGGTGGGTGTACATCCGCAAGGATGGCGCGCTGGACTTTGCCGAGGAACCGGATCTTACCAACACGGCGAACCCCATCACCGGACGCTATGCTTTCTGGGCCGATGATGAATCCAGCAAGGTGAACATCAATACGGCATGGAAGCGCAATGCCCCCGGGGACAGTGAATCTGGAGCGAGCTTCAATCCCTTTTTTCCGACGCATCCCACCGGCGTGGATCTGGGTGCGCTCTTTACTGCTGCGGACCCTTCACTCACTCCTGTCACTGCGCGACAGATGGCGGACTTCCTCCATGCGTCCATTACTCCCAATCACCGGTACACGAGCGTTGCTGCTGCCGGGGGCCGTTTTTTCAACGACCTCTCCGAGATGCGTCGGCTGGATCATTTGCCGGGCTCTCCGGGTGGGTTTGCCAGCGTGCTTTCCAAGGCACGGTTTCAGCTTACCCACTACAACCACGATCCTGACACGACGTTCTTCAACGAACCCCGCATCGTGCTCACCACCCAGGAGAAATATGCTCCGCGCAATCCGGATGGATCGCTGGTGACAGACGCCAATGGTGTGCCCTACTTTCTGGACATCTTAAACACACCCGACAGTGACCCGGGGCAGGGGTCGAAGGAAAATCTCAATCGCGCCAAACTGGACAAGACCATCCGTAAACTCATCACCTACCTCCAGCGTGCTGACTGGCCAATGACATCCGGCTCGGGTGGCAGCCTGCAATCGAAATACTACCCTGGCTCCACAGCGTTCGAGAACAATGAGCTGAGGCTGACGCAGATGGCGCTGAACATCGTGGAGTACGTGCGAAGCGCAGAATCGTCCCTGAGCCTCGTGGAACCCATCCGGGGCATCATCGACCTGAACGGCACCTATGGCGCAAAAGGGGCCTTCATCAGCAATGCCCATGTGGGAGATGTTATCAACGTAGGCAATGGGGTGGCAAACATCTACAAAGGCAGCGCCCGCAGTCTTTACATCACGGAAGTGTCCGCATGGATCGGAGACAAACCCGTCGTTCGCGGCGGGGTCAACTACTGGCCCTGTGAGCTGTACTGTGAGATCCATCTGCCCAAACATGGCGGGCTGGACCATATCGACCTCGCAGACGTGGATGGGAAAATGGTCTCCGTGGGTTACTCCCACTATCTGTTGAACCCCGGAGAGTTTTTTTCGCCGGATACGTTCGCAGCATTCACGGGGAAGTACATCCCCTGCCATGCCACCACGATCATAGGAGGGGACACCAAGATCAAAGCTGGAGAATACCGGACGGCGTATCTCAAAGCTCTGATCAAGGTGAATGCGCGGCCCGCCACCATGCCTTTGCGACTGGGATTGGCCCTGGGGCCGAAGATGACTCCAACACAGGTGGCGACAGAAGGGGTGCCAGATCCCGGCTCCGTGTTCAACAATGCCAGACGTCTGGAACTGGCACCCGCCGGGCAGGTGTTCACCATGACCGTGGACCCGCCCTCCACACCCAAGGAAAGCATTCGGTCCTATGAAGTAACAGAACACAATGTGAACAGCGTGGCCCGCAGTTGGACACATGACGAAAATGGAGCTCTCATTCCCTCAACCAGCCTTGCGCCCCATACTTTTGGCAGCATCAACCGTCGCACTCAGAGTGTGCTTGGGCAACACGCCTCCGCACTGGCGTTTCCCCCGTCCAGCTCTCCAGAACTGGACACTGACAAGGATGGGAATGTCACGGCTGCAGGCTTGCGCATGCCCTACCCCAAGGGACATGCGAAGAACCCCCACGGCATCGTCTATTCTGCCGGGGAGTTGGGCTTCATTCACACTGGCATTGAATCAAACCGCAATGGCACTCTCGGCGGCGTGCCATTCCGCACCCTTCGATTGCAGCCCAGCCGACACAACACCACTGTGGTGCCAGACTGGGCGTTCATGGATCTCTTCTCCGCGCCCGTTGTCATGCCGGCCTCCGCCCGACGGATCTTCGCGCCGAATGATTCGGCGTTGGGGGGGCGCATCAATGTCAACGGCATGGTCGAGCCCTTTGCCGACACTGGGCGTCATCCTCAACTATCGGCCGTCCTGGAGCGAAATTTGCCCGTCATCGCCGTCCTTTCTGGCGTGCCCAACCCTACAGAAACCGATCCAGATCGACTTGTAAATGCAGCAGAAGCGAAAGCCACTGCCGCAAACATTTACCACCGCAAGCTGGCAACCGGTGGCAAGAACTACGGTCACCCGGGTGTCTATGATTCACCCGGTGAAATCGCCGAGATCGCCGGGGTTGCGGATCAGGGCGAACTCTCCGAATCCATCTTGCGGAGCATCGCCAGCCTGATCACGACACGCGGCAGTGTGTTTACCATCTACACCATAGGGCAATCGCTGGATCAGACACGCAGTCATGATCTCCGAGTCACGGGAGAGCAACGACATCGGACCGTGCTCGAAGCCCTTCGGCACCTGGATCCCGCCACGGGTCAAGCCACGCGGATCCATTTTCGGAAAGCCGGTCACACTGACCTCTACCCATAG
- a CDS encoding VOC family protein — MSRQIFISLPVADLPKSIAFYKALGFDHNAQFTDDTAACIVISEAIHVMLLTHAKFTSFTPKAVCDTKTTTEVLLSLNCESREEVDGLVAKALSAGGSTQGKPEDDEFMYQHDFSDLDGHQWGVFSMKGMPPQ, encoded by the coding sequence ATGAGCCGACAGATCTTCATCTCCCTGCCTGTGGCCGACCTGCCCAAGTCCATTGCATTCTACAAGGCGCTGGGCTTCGACCACAATGCCCAGTTCACCGATGACACCGCAGCCTGCATCGTCATCAGTGAGGCCATTCATGTCATGTTGCTGACGCATGCGAAGTTCACCAGCTTCACGCCCAAGGCGGTCTGCGACACCAAGACAACCACCGAAGTGCTCCTCTCCCTCAATTGTGAAAGCCGCGAGGAAGTCGATGGACTGGTGGCAAAGGCCTTGAGCGCCGGCGGCTCGACCCAAGGCAAGCCGGAGGATGACGAGTTCATGTATCAACACGACTTCTCCGACCTCGACGGGCACCAGTGGGGCGTGTTTAGCATGAAGGGCATGCCTCCGCAGTAG
- a CDS encoding DoxX family protein, translated as MKIALWIVQILLALAFGASGYMKVFAFDQFVASAPDLANQQGLFTFIGIAELAGAVGLILPALTGVLPVLTTWAAVGLGTIMVLGTGLHIMEGEWSHVPITVILLALNAFVVWGRGFGSQRKSTSRA; from the coding sequence ATGAAAATCGCCCTCTGGATCGTCCAAATTCTCCTGGCGCTGGCCTTCGGTGCCTCCGGGTACATGAAGGTCTTCGCCTTCGATCAGTTTGTCGCATCCGCGCCTGATCTGGCGAATCAGCAAGGCCTCTTTACTTTCATTGGCATTGCGGAGCTCGCCGGAGCAGTCGGGTTGATTTTGCCCGCACTGACCGGGGTTCTACCGGTCCTTACAACCTGGGCGGCGGTTGGACTGGGTACCATCATGGTCCTGGGCACGGGTTTGCACATCATGGAGGGAGAGTGGTCGCACGTGCCGATCACTGTCATCCTTCTGGCACTGAATGCCTTCGTCGTCTGGGGTCGTGGGTTCGGCTCCCAACGCAAGTCCACATCGAGAGCGTAG
- a CDS encoding DUF5069 domain-containing protein, producing the protein MKNTIDLTKEAPRSPRHRLGGYSLMARMIDKGRASLENKTGEYHYACPLDQALFGFKAVNADEVLDLLRSGATDEEVVAWFGSHGASKTAEEISTWSDQVDNWTMYGDPEKGDWFAGECTRLGLDPATTTLAEFLEADDAATFAVAA; encoded by the coding sequence ATGAAAAACACAATCGACCTGACCAAGGAAGCCCCTCGCAGCCCCCGCCACCGCCTGGGCGGCTACTCATTGATGGCCCGCATGATCGACAAAGGCCGGGCTTCGCTCGAAAACAAAACTGGCGAGTACCACTATGCCTGCCCCCTCGACCAAGCCCTTTTCGGCTTCAAGGCGGTGAATGCGGACGAAGTCCTCGACCTCCTTCGTTCCGGTGCGACTGACGAGGAAGTGGTCGCTTGGTTTGGAAGCCATGGAGCCAGCAAAACTGCCGAAGAAATCTCCACTTGGTCGGACCAGGTGGACAACTGGACCATGTATGGCGACCCGGAAAAGGGCGACTGGTTCGCTGGAGAATGCACCAGACTGGGTCTCGACCCCGCGACCACGACACTGGCGGAGTTTCTGGAAGCGGACGACGCCGCGACTTTCGCAGTCGCCGCCTGA
- a CDS encoding TetR/AcrR family transcriptional regulator, translated as MLFQAFQELLAERGFDQISVQDIAERSTLNRATFYDHFPDKFALLEAMIGERFGLAIEARMGGEVATCDKSLRSLILAACDFLTELEAGCDKHRRQFEPIAESCVRTILRESILRGLETHGAKNPGLKATMASWAITGAAIQGAREKKMSSEELADAVLPTILTALEAGG; from the coding sequence ATGCTCTTCCAGGCGTTCCAGGAACTGCTGGCAGAGAGGGGATTTGATCAAATTTCCGTTCAGGACATCGCCGAAAGATCCACGCTGAATCGGGCGACGTTTTACGATCATTTCCCGGACAAGTTCGCGCTGCTTGAGGCGATGATAGGGGAGCGGTTCGGCCTGGCGATTGAGGCGAGAATGGGGGGCGAGGTGGCGACCTGTGACAAGAGCCTGAGGTCACTGATCCTCGCTGCCTGCGATTTCCTCACCGAACTGGAGGCGGGATGTGACAAACACAGGCGTCAGTTCGAGCCCATCGCAGAATCCTGTGTGAGAACCATTCTTCGCGAATCCATCCTTCGCGGCCTTGAAACTCACGGCGCGAAGAACCCGGGGCTCAAGGCGACCATGGCGAGCTGGGCGATCACAGGGGCGGCCATCCAGGGGGCACGGGAGAAGAAGATGTCATCAGAGGAGCTGGCCGACGCGGTGTTGCCGACCATTCTGACAGCACTTGAGGCGGGAGGATGA
- a CDS encoding nuclear transport factor 2 family protein: MPSAPLDQSSPEAGLLRAAYAAFNSRDIAAAVALMTPDVTWPRAFKGGFVRGPQEVGAYWKEQWSEIDPKVEPLVFHLEDNGHIVVEVHQLVRDLAGTALAEGRVGHCFTLEGGLIRSMEVCALPSAGSVE; this comes from the coding sequence ATGCCAAGCGCACCTCTAGACCAGTCTTCACCTGAAGCCGGGCTGCTCCGCGCAGCCTATGCGGCCTTCAATTCGCGGGACATCGCCGCCGCCGTCGCCCTCATGACACCTGACGTCACCTGGCCAAGGGCGTTCAAAGGCGGCTTTGTTCGCGGCCCGCAAGAGGTGGGCGCTTATTGGAAAGAACAATGGAGCGAGATTGACCCGAAGGTGGAACCGTTGGTGTTTCATCTTGAAGACAACGGGCACATCGTGGTTGAGGTGCATCAGCTCGTGCGCGACCTCGCAGGCACCGCTCTTGCCGAGGGGCGTGTAGGGCATTGCTTCACCCTTGAGGGTGGTTTGATTCGGAGCATGGAGGTGTGCGCACTGCCATCAGCCGGATCTGTCGAATAG
- a CDS encoding alpha/beta hydrolase, with protein MKSLLLVLPALCAPLLAQEPTEASGGNPPQQPRKAWGNIVLKSDDVPAFPAPPAGWDKVRPGMARGRLEKVEYDSKTVGTRRKMNVYTPPGYTVSRRYPVLYLLHGIGGDENEWQHFAQVDTLLDNLITDGRAEPMIVVMPNGRAQKDDRPTGDVFQHAPAFAVFEQDLLQDLIPAVESRYSVLANKENRAIAGLSMGGGQALNFGLGHLDHFAWIGGFSSAPNTRKNEELLPLPDQAKQLKLLWLSCGSRDGLIHISQDFHAWLKRHGVSHVWHVTDHAHDAAEWKQALYWFLQKLSFSSSSPGH; from the coding sequence ATGAAGTCGCTTTTGCTCGTTCTGCCTGCCCTTTGTGCGCCCTTGTTGGCGCAGGAGCCCACCGAAGCCTCCGGGGGCAATCCACCTCAGCAGCCCAGGAAGGCCTGGGGGAACATCGTTTTGAAAAGCGATGATGTTCCCGCTTTCCCGGCACCACCGGCAGGCTGGGACAAAGTACGCCCAGGCATGGCCCGAGGCAGACTTGAGAAGGTGGAGTATGACTCGAAAACGGTCGGAACCAGGCGCAAAATGAACGTGTACACGCCGCCCGGCTACACCGTGAGCAGAAGATACCCGGTGTTGTATCTTCTCCACGGCATCGGCGGTGACGAGAACGAGTGGCAGCACTTTGCGCAGGTGGACACCCTGCTGGACAACCTCATCACCGATGGCAGGGCGGAGCCCATGATCGTGGTGATGCCCAACGGCCGGGCCCAGAAGGATGATCGTCCCACAGGCGATGTGTTCCAGCATGCTCCCGCTTTCGCAGTCTTCGAACAGGATCTCCTGCAAGACCTCATTCCAGCGGTGGAATCTCGCTACAGCGTCCTGGCCAACAAGGAGAACCGGGCCATTGCCGGCCTCTCCATGGGCGGCGGGCAGGCACTGAATTTCGGGCTCGGTCACCTGGACCACTTCGCATGGATCGGGGGATTCTCCTCGGCACCGAACACCCGCAAAAATGAAGAGCTTCTCCCGCTTCCAGACCAGGCAAAGCAACTCAAGCTGTTGTGGCTGTCATGCGGCAGCCGGGATGGCCTCATCCACATCAGCCAGGACTTTCATGCCTGGCTGAAGCGGCATGGCGTGTCCCACGTATGGCACGTCACAGACCACGCGCACGACGCGGCGGAATGGAAGCAAGCGCTCTACTGGTTCCTTCAGAAGCTTTCATTCTCCAGTTCCAGCCCCGGACATTGA
- a CDS encoding endo-1,4-beta-xylanase yields the protein MKPASPSPGSLLLSTALCLVSITSFGTETLKTVVPFSMGVGITDRVFERPQDWPLLTSQFSYITPENSMKPAAVQAQPGAWSFEVPDRFVEFARAHNLKVVGHCLVWAKDDRTPSWFSKAGDQPASRDLLLERMKAHIENVVGRYRGKIAMWDVVNEALDDGAGYLRDSCWSRACGEEFIANAFAYAHAADPEAMLIYNDYNNELEGKRQSMIRLIESLRAQKIPVHAIGLQGHYELDLVPFEALEKTLQAMRAMKMKVVISELDIDVIPRGRWWADNGAERATLSKHNPYAQGCPPEILQRQAAQYAQLFRLFNKYSDTIARVSFWNLHDGQSWLNDFPWKRDNHPLLFDRNGAPKPAYHEVMRVFQP from the coding sequence ATGAAACCTGCCTCGCCATCTCCCGGAAGCCTCCTCCTTTCGACCGCCCTTTGCCTTGTCAGCATCACCAGCTTCGGCACTGAGACATTAAAAACGGTGGTGCCGTTCTCCATGGGGGTGGGCATCACTGATCGGGTCTTTGAGCGGCCACAAGACTGGCCCCTGCTCACCTCCCAGTTTTCCTATATCACTCCGGAGAACAGCATGAAACCCGCAGCCGTTCAGGCGCAACCCGGTGCGTGGTCCTTCGAAGTCCCCGATCGCTTTGTTGAGTTTGCCCGGGCTCACAATCTGAAGGTGGTGGGGCATTGCCTCGTCTGGGCGAAAGATGACCGCACCCCTTCCTGGTTCAGCAAAGCGGGGGACCAGCCCGCTTCCCGTGACCTGCTGCTGGAGCGCATGAAGGCACACATTGAGAACGTTGTGGGCCGCTATCGCGGGAAAATAGCGATGTGGGACGTCGTCAATGAGGCGCTCGACGATGGGGCGGGCTACTTGCGCGACTCGTGCTGGAGCAGGGCTTGTGGGGAGGAGTTCATCGCAAACGCCTTCGCCTACGCTCATGCCGCAGACCCTGAGGCCATGCTGATCTACAACGACTACAACAATGAACTGGAGGGGAAACGCCAGAGCATGATCCGTCTGATCGAATCACTCCGCGCCCAGAAGATTCCCGTACACGCCATTGGGCTGCAGGGGCACTACGAACTGGACTTGGTCCCGTTTGAAGCCCTGGAAAAAACCCTGCAGGCCATGCGTGCCATGAAGATGAAAGTCGTCATCTCCGAGCTGGACATCGACGTCATTCCGCGCGGGCGCTGGTGGGCGGACAATGGTGCGGAGCGTGCGACTCTCTCCAAGCACAATCCCTATGCACAGGGCTGCCCTCCGGAAATCCTGCAACGACAGGCCGCGCAGTATGCCCAACTCTTCCGGCTCTTTAACAAGTACTCCGATACCATCGCGCGCGTCTCTTTCTGGAACCTCCACGACGGACAGAGCTGGTTGAACGACTTCCCCTGGAAGCGTGACAATCATCCACTGCTGTTCGATCGAAACGGGGCACCCAAGCCTGCCTACCATGAAGTGATGCGGGTGTTTCAACCTTGA
- a CDS encoding Gfo/Idh/MocA family oxidoreductase: protein MKPSDPLPQPSRRRFVKQSLSAGFGFTFLPAYLTSARAADNPKLPPSRRINLGCIGVGGRAGSVIPGLTAAGSAAPVAFVDVDFVTAKGVEKNLAAFPDVKRFNDFRVMLDEMGKDIDAVSVVTPDHTHFTAAIHAMALGKHVYVEKPLTHTFEEAEILMRAEKKFKVVTQMGNQGHTSAGANQFKQMLAAGIVDDIVKIEAWKSPSLWFMNAAERIPGYPAEEPMPESLKSWDLWCGPREKKAYSKMYHPFNWRGFHVYGGGMFGDWGAHIIDFAHHHLKLGLPTKITPLELADYNQVSFPLTSDIRFEFAARGEKLPAVELHWRAGEVKVQIEEKYGDPDKDGKLVAPKPGKAGTLLHRKQGDYLVQRGSHDSHSLVYPRKQMVEFKEAMGLKPPKLNHFESFVQACLGNGTTESPFGISGELTQVLNLGMIAEYLNVELNFDPKTKRFIGNDAANALLSGAAPRAEWADCYKLA, encoded by the coding sequence ATGAAACCATCCGACCCTCTGCCCCAGCCATCCCGCCGCCGCTTCGTCAAACAATCGCTCTCTGCGGGGTTCGGCTTTACCTTTCTGCCGGCCTACCTCACCAGCGCCCGGGCCGCCGACAATCCCAAACTCCCGCCGAGCCGCCGGATCAATCTGGGCTGCATCGGCGTAGGCGGGCGTGCTGGCAGTGTCATTCCCGGGCTGACGGCCGCCGGTTCCGCAGCACCTGTTGCCTTCGTGGACGTGGATTTTGTGACGGCCAAGGGCGTGGAGAAGAACCTGGCGGCGTTCCCTGATGTGAAGCGCTTCAACGATTTCCGGGTGATGCTGGACGAGATGGGCAAAGACATTGACGCGGTCAGCGTCGTCACGCCAGATCACACGCACTTTACCGCTGCGATCCATGCGATGGCCCTGGGCAAGCATGTGTATGTGGAGAAGCCCCTGACGCACACCTTTGAGGAGGCGGAGATCCTCATGCGTGCGGAGAAGAAGTTCAAGGTGGTCACCCAAATGGGCAACCAGGGCCACACCTCGGCGGGGGCAAACCAGTTCAAGCAGATGCTCGCGGCAGGAATCGTCGATGACATCGTGAAGATCGAAGCGTGGAAGTCGCCCTCCCTGTGGTTCATGAATGCGGCCGAGCGCATCCCCGGCTATCCTGCGGAGGAGCCCATGCCAGAGTCCCTGAAGAGCTGGGACCTGTGGTGCGGTCCGCGCGAGAAGAAGGCCTACAGCAAGATGTACCATCCCTTCAACTGGCGCGGCTTCCACGTCTATGGCGGCGGCATGTTCGGCGACTGGGGCGCGCACATCATCGACTTTGCCCACCATCATCTGAAGCTGGGCCTGCCCACCAAGATCACGCCGCTGGAGCTGGCGGACTACAACCAGGTGAGCTTCCCGCTCACTTCCGACATCCGCTTTGAATTCGCTGCTCGTGGGGAGAAGCTGCCTGCGGTGGAGCTTCACTGGCGGGCGGGCGAGGTGAAGGTGCAGATCGAGGAAAAATACGGCGATCCCGACAAGGACGGCAAGCTGGTGGCGCCAAAGCCGGGCAAGGCGGGCACGCTGCTCCATCGCAAGCAGGGCGACTACCTGGTGCAGCGTGGCTCGCATGACAGCCACTCCCTGGTGTACCCGCGCAAGCAGATGGTGGAGTTCAAGGAAGCCATGGGGCTGAAGCCGCCGAAGCTGAACCACTTTGAGAGCTTCGTGCAGGCCTGCTTGGGCAACGGTACCACCGAGTCCCCTTTCGGCATCTCGGGCGAGCTCACGCAGGTGTTGAATCTGGGCATGATCGCCGAGTACTTGAACGTCGAGTTGAACTTTGACCCAAAGACGAAGCGCTTCATTGGCAACGATGCCGCCAACGCTCTGCTGTCGGGTGCCGCTCCGCGTGCCGAGTGGGCTGACTGCTACAAACTGGCATAA
- a CDS encoding PLAT/LH2 domain-containing protein yields MKLVIVGPDGSGKTVFLAMLGSYVQEHAKDLQMQPKDFATAEYVATARTAMADGNWPPSTVTGQLHRLFWRIGIQSKKHELEMLDCDGKQLRKVLKNLPEVETNPEMLAIRQHLDAANTMLFFLNLEDFFSETRENAPGENAFLLSAFLDNSRWRSKSRAVVVTKIDQYAGLLDATHDLKSVLLEQVRHLPELCGAIEQANVPFIPVSSVVTEIVHQDDMLFSVPKAPLTAGDMRLITSYIRKQLGQFRFRRVLMNVGAAVLGLSLAAGALLFWREYNAFTYQVTFKTHDHVPDPLDPDKPVEVQKSQELGFPAHKEGTDAIVTLTIYGEEGKSDTLTFNGLKPSASSKDAFETGQVDTFNNLRASRVGKIQSVNVAHDDSKRGGWHLDFIEVKQFRYGELLSTTTFPYYNWLSNDRGGCAKPLQPGPAS; encoded by the coding sequence ATGAAGCTTGTCATCGTCGGACCTGACGGTTCCGGAAAGACCGTCTTTCTCGCCATGCTCGGCAGCTACGTGCAGGAGCATGCCAAGGATCTGCAAATGCAGCCCAAGGACTTCGCCACGGCGGAGTATGTGGCCACGGCAAGAACTGCCATGGCCGACGGCAACTGGCCGCCATCCACCGTAACAGGACAACTCCACCGTCTGTTCTGGCGCATCGGCATCCAGAGCAAGAAACACGAGCTGGAGATGTTGGACTGCGACGGCAAACAGTTGCGCAAAGTGCTCAAAAATCTGCCCGAGGTCGAGACCAATCCAGAGATGCTGGCCATCCGCCAGCACCTGGATGCGGCAAACACCATGCTCTTCTTTCTCAACCTGGAAGATTTCTTTTCAGAAACCCGGGAGAATGCTCCCGGTGAGAATGCCTTCCTGCTCAGCGCATTTCTAGACAACAGTCGATGGAGGTCAAAAAGCCGCGCGGTCGTCGTGACAAAGATTGATCAATATGCCGGTCTGCTGGACGCAACCCACGACCTAAAGTCAGTCCTTCTGGAGCAGGTAAGGCACTTGCCGGAATTGTGCGGCGCTATCGAACAGGCAAATGTGCCATTCATTCCGGTCTCCAGCGTGGTCACGGAAATAGTCCACCAGGACGACATGCTGTTCTCCGTACCCAAGGCACCTCTGACAGCGGGGGACATGAGGCTGATCACCTCCTACATTCGCAAACAACTGGGACAATTTCGGTTCAGGCGCGTGCTGATGAATGTGGGTGCCGCCGTTCTGGGGCTCAGCCTGGCGGCAGGTGCCCTCCTCTTCTGGAGGGAATACAACGCTTTCACCTATCAGGTGACGTTCAAGACTCATGACCACGTGCCAGACCCATTGGATCCGGACAAACCTGTCGAAGTACAAAAGAGCCAGGAGTTGGGATTTCCAGCCCACAAAGAGGGCACCGATGCCATCGTCACTCTCACCATCTATGGCGAAGAGGGGAAAAGTGACACATTGACATTCAATGGTCTCAAGCCGTCTGCGAGCTCCAAAGATGCTTTCGAAACGGGCCAGGTGGATACCTTCAACAACCTGCGAGCGTCCCGGGTCGGCAAAATACAGAGTGTAAACGTGGCGCATGACGACTCCAAGCGAGGCGGTTGGCACTTGGATTTCATCGAGGTGAAGCAGTTCCGTTATGGAGAACTGCTCAGCACCACCACGTTTCCCTACTACAACTGGCTGTCCAATGACAGAGGCGGTTGCGCCAAACCGCTGCAACCCGGACCCGCCTCCTAG